Proteins encoded together in one Amblyomma americanum isolate KBUSLIRL-KWMA chromosome 1, ASM5285725v1, whole genome shotgun sequence window:
- the LOC144115760 gene encoding uncharacterized protein LOC144115760 translates to MRRWQRLPPPQDALAAAGRACADGSDRAKLDECIAALPSHLEEARRTLESLAQHYCANEAWKIDDVSILAKYQTIVENKRTNGVSLDKKKKTWKEITDEYNCRPNVRFRTEAQLRKCWDNLKEKWRKGKADDMKEVFTTGGGSAPATQLTDELERVGAAASHMSTRVENPFDSDRGRHAVTPLSKSTPSVVSLLQPMQVESLEPSNDSIYQWDNPASPNNESSQVACIQELQNETTAAEVELSAEREPADLQPAVPQLASPLQAAPLQAAPLQETAQHPAPAQRRMLTKRAAVEAELSARLCSVDEDRKRKRREHLLKMKLMRAEHALHMKHSKQLHELECATKKAKLELLMLKIAAVKKASK, encoded by the exons ATGCGCCGATGGCAGCGACTCCCGCCTCCGCAGGACGCCCTAGCCGCAGCGGGACGGGCATGCGCCGATGGCAGCGACCGGGCCAAGCTGGACGAGTGCATCGCCGCGCTGCCTTCGCACCTCGAGGAAGCCCGCAGGACCCTGGAGTCCCTGGCGCAGCATTATTGCGCCAATGAAGCCTGGAAAATTGACGACGTCAGCATTCTGGC CAAGTACCAAACGATCGTTGAAAACAAACGGACGAACGGAGTCTCCTtggataaaaaaaagaagacgtGGAAGGAGATCACCGACGAGTACAACTGCCGGCCAAATGTCCGATTTCGAACAGAAGCCCAACTTCGGAAGTGCTGGgacaatttaaaagaaaagtgGAGGAAAGGGAAGGCTGACGACATGAAGGAAGTGTTTACGACAG GAGGCGGCAGCGCGCCAGCAACTCAACTCACAGACGAGTTGGAGCGAGTTGGCGCTGCCGCGTCGCATATGTCGACGCGGGTGGAAAACCCCTTCGACAGTGACCGTGGGCGCCACGCAGTCACCCCCCTATCAAAGAGCACCCCGAGCGTCGTCTCGTTGCTCCAGCCGATGCAAGTGGAGTCACTTGAACCGTCCAATG ATAGCATCTATCAGTGGGATAACCCGGCAAGTCCCAATAATGAAAGCAGCCAGGTGGCGTGCATTCAAGAACTACAAAATGAAACCACCGCAGCTGAGGTCGAGTTATCAGCAGAAAGAGAACCAGCTGACCTGCAACCTGCTGTCCCGCAACTGGCTTCCCCATTACAGGCTGCCCCATTACAGGCTGCCCCGTTGCAGGAAACCGCACAACACCCAGCTCCTGCACAACGCAGAATGCTTACAAAGAGGGCAGCTGTTGAAGCAGAGCTTAGCGCCCGCCTTTGCAGTGTCGATGAAGACAGGAAACGAAAGAGGAGGGAGCACCTGCTAAAGATGAAGCTCATGCGAGCTGAACATGCGCTTCATATGAAGCACTCAAAACAATTGCACGAGCTTGAATGTGCAACCAAAAAGGCTAAGCTCGAGCTACTAATGCTGAAAATAGCTGCCGTGAAAAAAGCCAGCAAGTAA